GAGGTGGTAGGCGTCCTTCTTGCCTACGATGTAGGTCTTTATCTTGCCGCGCTGGATGAACTTGGCAGCGAGGGCATCAACGACGCCGCTTCCCCCCGCCTTGCTCTCGGCCTGCATCGCTATCTCTACGAGCTGGTCGAAAGTTATCCTGTCCAGCTTCTTCGCGTTCGGGTTCTTCCTCGGGTCGCTGTCGTAGACGCCGTCAACGTTCGTCACCACGACGAGAAGGTCGGCCTGCAGGTACTCCGCGAGGAGAGCCGAGACCGCGTCGGTCGTGTGGCCCGGATGCGTTCCGCCCATTATCGGTATCTTCTTGAGCTGGATGACCTCCCAGGCCTTACGGAAGTCCTGAATGACGAAGGGGTAAGCTTTTTCACCGAGCGCCGCTATGAGAAGCATCGCGTTGGCGCGGGTGATGTGTATGCCGATGTAGTCCTTGAAGGTCTCGTTGGGCGTGAAGGTCTTCGCGGCCGTAATGTACTTGCGCGCCACCTTTCCGCCGCCGACTACCACGGCAACCTCGTGATCCTCGCTTATCTTGATGAGCTCGTAAGCCATCTTCCCGATAAAATCAACGTCCGGGTCGTCGGGAACGAGAACCGAACCGCCTATATCGAAGACTATCCTCATGATGACCCTCACGATGCTAATCGGGGCTCCTTTATAACCTTTTTCTTGCCGCAGGGGTGTTAAAAGAAGGGACGGAGAAAGTGAAAAGGCTCAGCCTATCTGGAAGGCGCTCGTGCGGAGCTCGCCGCGCTCGAAGCGGTACGGGTCGTACCACTCCCAGTCGAGCGGAACCTTCGAGCGGCCCTTTGAAATCAGCTCGGCCATCGCCTCCCCAACGGCCGGCGCCATCATGAACCCGTGCCCGCTGAAGCCCGCCGCTATGTAGAAGTTGTCGAGGAGCCTTCCGATGGCAGGATTGCTGTCCGGCGTCTTTGCGTAGAAGCCCGCCCACTGCCTAACGACGTGAGCGTAGCGAAGCGGCGGGGCGATTCTAACGGCATAATCCAGAACTCCGCGCAGGAAGTCGTAGGTCGGCTCGTAGTCGTCGAGGCTCTTGGCCTTGTGCTCTATCCCGGCACCGCAGATTATTCCGCCGTCCTCACCGTCCTGGATTATGTAGGCGTCGTTCCAGCTCGGCGGGCAGACCAGCGGCTCGGCCTGTCCGGGTTCCAGAGGTTCGGTCTTGACGAGCTGGTGCTTGTATGCCGTGATGGGGACGAGGTCCCACTTTAAGCCGGCCATCTCGTTGATGAGCGGCGCCCAGGCGTTGGCCGCGTTCAGAACTGCGTCAACCTTAACGCTCTCGACCTTTCCGTTGTTCCTGAACTTCACGGCGGTTATGGTATCCCCCTCGCGCTCGAAGCCTATGACCTCGGTGTGCTCCCTCGCATCAACGCCGAGCTCCTTAGCCTTGAAAAGGTAGGCAAAGAGCGTCTTGAAGGGGTTCGCCTTGCCGTCCTTCGGGTTCCAGGCTCCGGCCAAGAAGGGCTCGGTGTTGAGAATCGGCACTATCTCCTTGGCCTCGTCCATGTCGATGAGCCTCGTTGGAACGCCGAATTTGTTCTGGAGCTTTATGTTCGCCTTAAACGCCTCGACCTCCTCCTCGCTCGCCGCGAGGAACAGGTAGCCGGTCTGCCTGAAGACGATGTCGCTCTCCAGCTCCTCCTCAAGCTTCTCCCACCTCTCAACGGAGTGCTTCATCAGCCTGATGTTCGCCTCGTCCGTGAACTGGGCGCGGATTCCAGTGGCACAGCGGAAGGTGGAGCCCGAGCCGAAGTAGTTCTTCTCGAAGAGGATTACCTCCTCGCCGAGCTTCGCCAGCTCGTAGGCGGTGACAACGCCTATTATTCCGCCGCCGATGATGGCTATTTTACTCATCGGCACCACCCACTATGACCTCTACGCGAACGGGCCTCGTGGGGACCCTAGCCTTTGGAAGCGGTATCTCCTCCTGCCTCTTTCCGGTCTTCCTCGCGAGGATCGACAGCACTATGGGAATGCAGGTCCTTCCCTGGCAGGGGCCCATTCCTATGCGGAGAAGCCTTTTAATCTCTTCAATGTCGGTGACGCCGGAATCGATGAGCGCCTCAACCTCCTCAACGGTGACGTCGTTACAGCGACAGACGATTTTCTTTCCCCCCATTTCAATCACCTCTCAACCCTCACGGCGCGGACGTCCCAGGCCAGCTCTATCGGCACCTCGACGATGATTATCGGCGTGTCACCCTTGCTCTTCTCCCTCGGCACGACCGTGAGCACCTTCCCCTTTCCAACGGGCTCGCCGACCCTGTTGAGGAGGACGACCTCCTCGCCCTTCTCTGGAACCGGAAGGAGCTCGTGGGGCATAGTTATCCTCGCTTTATCGCCGACGTAGTGCACCATGAAGAAGGCCAGACCAGGGCAGATCTGAACGCAGAGGGAGCAGCCGATGCACTTGTCGTAATCGACTATCGGCAGGTCGTTCGGAGTGGGCATGCTTATGGCCCCGGTGGGGCATATCTCCCTGCACGGAGCGCAGGGTATCTCCTGCGGGCACTCCGGAACGGCGACGGGCCTCTTCCTGAGCCTCTCCTCGCTCGGCAGGGGGATGAACTTTTCAAGCTCCTCAGGGGTGATGTAGCCCTTTCTAAGGTACTCCGGAATCTCGCTCATTCTCTCACCACCAGTGCCTTCTTTATGCCCTCGAGCACGTGCCTGCCGAAGGGCCCGGAGCGGAACTCCAGGAGGTCTTTCTGGGCCTTCTCCATCTCCTTGAGCCAGCCCTCGTCCGCTATGCCCAGCCGAAGCGCGGCGGCAATTCCTGCGACCTTACCCTCAAGCATCGCGGTCGTTGCCTCCTCTATTCCAGCGGAGTCGCCAGCCACGAAGATTCCCCTGACGGTGGTCTCCATCCACTCGTCGCGGACGGCCACGTGACCGCTGAGCTCACGGACGTACCTTATCTGGCAGCCGGCCTGGTGAAGGAGCTCGATGCTGGGCCTCAAGCCGACGGCGAGTGCTATAACGTCGACCTCAAAGGTTCTCTCCGTTCCGGGGATTACCTGCCAGTTCTCGTCGAGCTGGGCAACAACAGCTCTCTCGACCTTCTCCTTCCCCTCGGCGCGAAGGATGGTGTGCCTCGTGAGTATCGGAACGCCCAGGCGCCTGACCTTTGCCGCGTGGACGAAATAACCGCCGACCTTCGGCATGGCCTCAACTATCGCCTTCACCTCAACGCCGGCCTGGATGAGCTGATACGCCAGAATAAGTCCCACATTTCCGGCTCCAACGATTAGAACCCTATCGCCGGGTTTGACGCCGTAGGTGTTCATAAGCGTCTGAATCGCGCCGGCACCGTAGATTCCGGGCAGATCGTTGTTCTCGAAGGGTATCATCTTCTCCATCGCGCCGGTGGCGACTATGACCGCCCTTCCGCGGAACTCTATCAGCTCGCGGTTGTTCTTAACGGCCAGGACGAGCTTCTCGTCGCCCTCCTGGAAAATGCCGACGGCGGAGGTTTCAAGGAAGATTTCAACGTTCTCCCGCTTCCTTGCTTCATTCTCAAGGATTTTCGCTATCTCTACCCCCCTGACTCCTGCAAACTGCTCGCGTTTGCCGAAGAACTTGTGAGTCTGCTTGACGAGCTGGCCGCCGAGCATGGGTTGCTCATCGATCAGTATAACACTGGCCCCTGCATCTGCTGCATGTATGGCCGCCATCAGCCCGGCCGGACCGCCGCCAACTACAACGACATCCGCCTTGACGACCTTCGCGTCCTTGAACTCGGGCGGCTTTGCCTCCCTCGGCAGCTTGGCCTTTCCGCGCTGAGGCTCGATTCTCATGCCGTCTTCAACGAGGGTTATGCAGGAGCGAACGTTTGGGATTCCGTTCACGACCATCAGACACGAGGAGCATTTGCCGATGGCACAGAAGAGCCCCCTGGGCCGCTTCTCGTTGGCGGAGTAGTTCAGAACCCTCACGCCAGCGGCGTGAAGGGCCGTCGCTATCGTTTCCCCCTCGTATGCCTTGATCGGCCGTCCTTCAAAGTATATTGTAACCTCCCTGCCACGCTCAAAACGCAGAACAGGATGCTCAGTTAAGCGCACGGTGTATCACCCATGCACCTATTCGTTCAC
The Thermococcus radiotolerans genome window above contains:
- the pyrH gene encoding UMP kinase, producing MRIVFDIGGSVLVPDDPDVDFIGKMAYELIKISEDHEVAVVVGGGKVARKYITAAKTFTPNETFKDYIGIHITRANAMLLIAALGEKAYPFVIQDFRKAWEVIQLKKIPIMGGTHPGHTTDAVSALLAEYLQADLLVVVTNVDGVYDSDPRKNPNAKKLDRITFDQLVEIAMQAESKAGGSGVVDALAAKFIQRGKIKTYIVGKKDAYHLFDVVKGRHNGTVVEP
- a CDS encoding NAD(P)/FAD-dependent oxidoreductase, which encodes MSKIAIIGGGIIGVVTAYELAKLGEEVILFEKNYFGSGSTFRCATGIRAQFTDEANIRLMKHSVERWEKLEEELESDIVFRQTGYLFLAASEEEVEAFKANIKLQNKFGVPTRLIDMDEAKEIVPILNTEPFLAGAWNPKDGKANPFKTLFAYLFKAKELGVDAREHTEVIGFEREGDTITAVKFRNNGKVESVKVDAVLNAANAWAPLINEMAGLKWDLVPITAYKHQLVKTEPLEPGQAEPLVCPPSWNDAYIIQDGEDGGIICGAGIEHKAKSLDDYEPTYDFLRGVLDYAVRIAPPLRYAHVVRQWAGFYAKTPDSNPAIGRLLDNFYIAAGFSGHGFMMAPAVGEAMAELISKGRSKVPLDWEWYDPYRFERGELRTSAFQIG
- a CDS encoding (2Fe-2S)-binding protein produces the protein MGGKKIVCRCNDVTVEEVEALIDSGVTDIEEIKRLLRIGMGPCQGRTCIPIVLSILARKTGKRQEEIPLPKARVPTRPVRVEVIVGGADE
- a CDS encoding 4Fe-4S dicluster domain-containing protein, with protein sequence MSEIPEYLRKGYITPEELEKFIPLPSEERLRKRPVAVPECPQEIPCAPCREICPTGAISMPTPNDLPIVDYDKCIGCSLCVQICPGLAFFMVHYVGDKARITMPHELLPVPEKGEEVVLLNRVGEPVGKGKVLTVVPREKSKGDTPIIIVEVPIELAWDVRAVRVER
- a CDS encoding FAD-dependent oxidoreductase, producing the protein MRLTEHPVLRFERGREVTIYFEGRPIKAYEGETIATALHAAGVRVLNYSANEKRPRGLFCAIGKCSSCLMVVNGIPNVRSCITLVEDGMRIEPQRGKAKLPREAKPPEFKDAKVVKADVVVVGGGPAGLMAAIHAADAGASVILIDEQPMLGGQLVKQTHKFFGKREQFAGVRGVEIAKILENEARKRENVEIFLETSAVGIFQEGDEKLVLAVKNNRELIEFRGRAVIVATGAMEKMIPFENNDLPGIYGAGAIQTLMNTYGVKPGDRVLIVGAGNVGLILAYQLIQAGVEVKAIVEAMPKVGGYFVHAAKVRRLGVPILTRHTILRAEGKEKVERAVVAQLDENWQVIPGTERTFEVDVIALAVGLRPSIELLHQAGCQIRYVRELSGHVAVRDEWMETTVRGIFVAGDSAGIEEATTAMLEGKVAGIAAALRLGIADEGWLKEMEKAQKDLLEFRSGPFGRHVLEGIKKALVVRE